Proteins encoded together in one Myotis daubentonii chromosome 17, mMyoDau2.1, whole genome shotgun sequence window:
- the KCNV1 gene encoding potassium voltage-gated channel subfamily V member 1 → MELPPRGRAPRDSPLDSVSLSSLESSVFCSEGEGEPLALGDSFTVNVGGSRFVLSQQALSCFPHTRLGKLAVVVASYRRPGALAAAPSPLELCDDANPVDNEYFFDRSSQAFRYVLHYYRTGRLHVMEQLCALSFLQEIQYWGIDELSIDSCCRDRYFRRKELSETLDFKKDTEDQESQHESEQDFSQGPCPTVRQKLWDILEKPGSSTASRIFGVISIVFVVVSVVNMALMSAELGWLDLQLLEILEYFCISWFTGEFALRFLCVRDRCCFLRKVPNIIDLLAILPFYITLLVESLSGSETTQDLENVGRIVQVLRLLRALRMLKLGRHSTGLRSLGMTITQCYEEVGLLLLFLSVGISIFSTVEYFAEQSIPDTTFTSVPCAWWWATTSMTTVGYGDIRPDTTTGKIVAFMCILSGILVLALPIAIINDRFSACYFTLKLKEAAARQREALKKLTKNIATDSYISVNLRDVYARSIMEMLRLKGRERASTRSSGGDDFWF, encoded by the exons ATGGAGCTGCCTCCCCGGGGCCGGGCGCCGCGGGACTCGCCGCTGGACAGCGTCTCCCTGTCCTCGCTGGAGTCCAGCGTCTTCTGCAGCGAGGGCGAAGGGGAGCCCCTGGCGCTCGGGGACAGCTTCACGGTCAACGTGGGCGGCAGCCGCTTCGTGCTCTCGCAGCAGGCTCTGTCCTGCTTCCCGCACACGCGCCTGGGCAAGCTGGCCGTGGTGGTGGCCTCGTACCGACGCCCCGGGGCCCTGGCCGCCGCGCCCAGCCCCCTGGAGCTCTGCGACGACGCCAACCCGGTGGACAACGAGTACTTCTTCGACCGGAGCTCGCAAGCCTTCCGCTACGTCCTGCACTACTACCGCACGGGCCGCCTGCACGTCATGGAGCAGCTGTGCGCGCTCTCCTTCCTGCAGGAGATCCAGTACTGGGGCATCGACGAGCTCAGCATCGACTCCTGCTGCAGGGACAG ATACTTCAGAAGGAAAGAGCTGAGTGAAACCTTGGACTTTAAGAAGGACACAGAAGACCAGGAAAGTCAGCATGAGAGCGAACAAGACTTCTCACAAGGACCCTGTCCCACCGTCCGCCAGAAGCTCTGGGACATCCTGGAGAAACCTGGGTCTTCCACAGCTTCCCGCATCTTTGGGGTCATCTCCATCGTCTTCGTGGTGGTGTCCGTCGTCAACATGGCCCTGATGTCGGCTGAGTTAGGCTGGCTGGACCTGCAGCTGCTGGAGATCCTGGAGTACTTTTGCATCAGCTGGTTCACTGGGGAGTTTGCCCTGCGCTTCCTGTGCGTGCGGGACAGGTGCTGCTTCCTCCGAAAGGTGCCAAACATCATAGACCTGCTGGCCATCTTGCCCTTCTACATCACTCTTCTGGTAGAGAGCCTGAGTGGGAGTGAGACCACGCAGGATCTGGAAAACGTGGGGCGCATCGTCCAGGTTCtgaggctgctcagggccctgcGCATGCTAAAGCTGGGCAGGCATTCCACAG GATTACGCTCACTTGGAATGACAATCACCCAGTGTTATGAGGAAGTCGGCCTACTGCTCCTATTTCTGTCTGTGGGAATTTCTATCTTCTCCACTGTGGAATATTTTGCTGAGCAAAGCATTCCTGACACAACCTTCACAAGTGTCCCTTGTGCGTGGTGGTGGGCCACAACGTCCATGACTACGGTGGGCTATGGGGACATTCGGCCAGACACCACCACAGGCAAAATCGTGGCCTTCATGTGTATATTATCGGGAATCCTCGTCTTGGCTTTGCCTATTGCTATTATTAACGACCGCTTCTCTGCTTGCTATTTTACCTTAAAGCTCAAGGAAGCAGCTGCTAGACAGCGCGAGGCTCTGAAGAAGCTTACCAAGAATATAGCCACTGACTCATATATCAGCGTGAACTTGAGGGATGTCTATGCCCGGAGCATCATGGAGATGCTTCGACTAAAAGGCAGAGAAAGAGCAAGCACTAGGAGCAGTGGAGGAGATGATTTCTGGTTTTGA